In a single window of the Diospyros lotus cultivar Yz01 chromosome 10, ASM1463336v1, whole genome shotgun sequence genome:
- the LOC127811108 gene encoding uncharacterized protein LOC127811108 has translation METHARSANSRGRQPQNEASETNNLNGQFMQFIDAIRNMTPLATPPVAPPQENIRNNATLVEQFWKLQPPTFEGGLDPLVAEDWIATIERIFNLIDCPDPRKVTCATYMLQHGARHWWDSTARSRPQGYVWTWDQFKELFLKKYYPANIRNQKQAEFLMLKQGSLTLIEYERKFDELSRFSPALVDTKQKRARRFEQGLRDDLQQAVVTFELGTYHEVLAKAQLANFRESSSSNSKLSQSGPLEKRKWEDKGKGKQDYSKKNKGGSPTSGYYQLNPVCDKCQKRHTGLCLMGTGACYSCGEMGHIAKFCPKGQVKKQQQQPYQQKPGNPSKGQARVYALTGQEEDQDRNVLAGNILISRIPAYTLFDSGSTHSFISPKFASKCNAHVEHWLRQNTFPVSFQH, from the exons ATGGAAACCCATGCAAGAAGTGCCAATAGTAGGGGCAGGCAGCCGCAAAATGAGGCTAGCGAAACCAACAACCTCAACGGGCAGTTCATGCAGTTCATTGATGCCATTCGCAACATGACGCCACTTGCCACACCACCAGTTGCACCTCCCCAAGAAAACATAAGAAATAATGCTACCTTAGTAGAGCAGTTTTGGAAGCTTCAACCTCCAACTTTCGAGGGTGGGTTAGACCCTCTAGTAGCTGAAGATTGGATAGCAACAATTGAACGGATCTTTAATCTCATAGATTGTCCAGACCCTAGGAAGGTAACTTGCGCTACATATATGTTACAACATGGAGCAAGGCATTGGTGGGATTCTACTGCCAGATCCCGACCCCAGGGATATGTGTGGACCTGGGATCAATTCAAGGAACTTTTTCTTAAGAAGTATTACCCCGCTAACATCCGTAACCAGAAGCAAGCAGAGTTCCTCATGTTAAAACAAGGTAGCTTGACCTTGATTGAATACGAAAGGAAGTTTGATGAGCTATCACGTTTTTCCCCAGCCTTAGTGGATACAAAACAAAAGAGGGCAAGGCGCTTTGAACAAGGGTTGAGAGATGATTTACAGCAGGCAGTCGTAACTTTTGAGTTAGGCACGTATCATGAGGTGCTAGCTAAGGCTCAACTGGCGAACTTTAGAGAAAGCTCCAGTAGCAATAGCAAGCTATCGCAGTCTGGACCACTAGAAAAACGTAAGTGGGAGGATAAAGGTAAAGGAAAGCAGGATTATTcgaagaagaataaaggaggCAGTCCAACATCAGGGTATTATCAACTAAACCCAGTGTGTGACAAATGTCAGAAGCGTCATACTGGACTATGTCTCATGGGAACCGGCGCCTGTTACAGTTGTGGTGAAATGGGTCATATTGCCAAATTCTGTCCCAAGGGCCAGGTAAAGAAACAGCAGCAACAACCATATCAACAGAAGCCAGGAAATCCCTCTAAGGGGCAAGCTAGGGTGTATGCACTCACAGGACAAGAGGAGGATCAAGACCGCAACGTGTTGGCAGGTAACATACTCATCTCTAGAATACCTGCTTATACTTTGTTTGATTCTGGTTCCacccattcttttatatcccctaagtttgcaagtaaatgcaatgcacatgTGGAACAT TGGCTGAGACAAAATACCTTCCCCGTGTCATTTCAGCATTAA